A single region of the Betta splendens chromosome 12, fBetSpl5.4, whole genome shotgun sequence genome encodes:
- the june gene encoding junE proto-oncogene, AP-1 transcription factor subunit gives METPFYHDDSPAVPGYSPIAEYERYPGNKMLLSKKAMSLAGAHHFPSGGGGGGAAGGRAANANNLGLGGGGGGLMSSVTSADMNLLKLGSSDLEHLIIQSNQGLVTTSPVSSSGNPFIYRSQATNEQEGFADGFVKALADLHKQNQLVGAGPMSPGASSSAPLQASYQRNLMSAGDVPVYTNLGSYNQMPYPAAHAAYGPNSGHGGGGAPHAHPRGLDAPQTVPEVPHPPGEPMSPPALSPVDLETQERIKAERKKLRNRIAASKCRKRKLERISRLEEKVKALKSQNSDLASTASMLREQVAQLKHKVMSHVTNGCQIAVGSAPASKSGGGGSAGSRDSSC, from the coding sequence ATGGAGACTCCGTTCTACCACGACGACTCCCCCGCTGTCCCCGGCTACAGCCCCATCGCCGAATACGAGCGTTACCCGGGAAACAAGATGCTGCTAAGTAAGAAGGCCATGTCACTGGCAGGCGCTCATCACTTTCccagcggtggtggtggtggtggtgcagctggaggcagGGCCGCAAACGCCAACAACCTGGgactcggcggcggcggcggcggcctcatGTCGTCAGTGACCTCAGCAGACATGAACCTGCTGAAGCTGGGCTCCTCTGACCTGGAGCACCTGATCATCCAGTCCAACCAGGGATTAGTCACCACCAGCCCCGTGTCCAGCTCCGGCAACCCCTTCATCTACCGGAGCCAGGCCACCAACGAGCAGGAGGGCTTCGCCGACGGCTTCGTGAAAGCGCTGGCGGATCTCCACAAGCAGAACCAGCTGGTGGGAGCCGGACCCATGTCCCCGGGCGCGTCGTCCTCCGCGCCCCTGCAGGCGTCCTACCAGAGGAACCTGATGTCGGCCGGAGACGTGCCCGTGTACACCAACCTCGGCAGCTACAACCAGATGCCGTATCCGGCCGCACACGCAGCGTACGGGCCCAACTCgggccacggcggcggcggagccccCCACGCGCACCCCCGAGGCCTGGACGCCCCCCAGACGGTCCCCGAGGTGCCGCACCCGCCGGGCGAGCCCATGTCGCCGCCCGCCCTCTCCCCGGTCGACCTGGAGACGCAGGAGCGCATCAAGGCCGAGCGCAAGAAGCTGCGCAACCGCATCGCGGCGTCCAAGTGCCGCAAGCGGAAGCTGGAGCGCATCTCGcggctggaggagaaggtgaaggcGCTGAAGAGCCAGAACTCGGACCTGGCCTCCACGGCGAGCATGCTGCGGGAGCAGGTCGCTCAGCTCAAGCACAAAGTCATGAGCCACGTCACCAACGGGTGCCAGATTGCGGTGGGATCGGCTCCCGCTTCCAAGTCTGGAGGAGGCGGATCCGCCGGCAGCAGGGACTCGAGCTGCTGA
- the LOC114867290 gene encoding leukemia inhibitory factor receptor-like isoform X1, translated as MDTRNRCRILEGVSSTTARRTTMITWFLLVTLFCKSTQGGNADGNSVWLCEPWNLTVNSSKQTIVLTWEDDPSCSAGNGTVVYELEVLAADHPQHYDEVPVTPEQTGEVHVWSWRSPLALECASHSVRISSRYKNQRSPWKLERTLPALGNVLEAVVFPQNDVFRVGSTVTFCCVLPPGAHLKKMSVGGYKDTDTNTIMISKQTHALTVLLNRISKNSCTNVFCITELLQVSGTCVYVDDLPADKNLQCETRDLKSVICRWTVGTNADLGETRKSYWLQGRKCETGYKGSCSIDVAVNASVTTWTLVVQNRLGTVNLTDVAAMTQRVYMLAPDVDVSHVNARNVCLTWRWREHYYTSLNVSCQVNVSSGETSVISETSALSAVVINLIPNWSYTATVRCATEKHVWKWGDWSPRVSFHTKGDVPDPPDVWMQMKENHVIITWKELLANQSHGTILDYTVSWAKTGEAERRNSTTVTAGQSVGLSVDTSAAYSVSVTARNSNGSSSASSISVPPWSPDRTGLNPSRISGSDGGFSLRWSASPKAACGYVVDWCPTSGNCTVEWIKVPPHQTKATISSKNFRNGVRYTLSVYACTQRAPLLLEQSEGYVREEKIQDNLFEHLNVTQQDYNMEVSWDPVRLAEQPAFIRGYVLYWSDNNSKTSFSVTTANPEATSLTATNLRIDSYEFTLKALTAVGECGTTRRSTSLNSLTDALIKVITIYLVTASCLILLLTIICCRHWTCIKWKVYPPVPKPVLMDKWMTSPGEHTCHPLHVDRFRVGEEDIMDVPELHCKAGAVDTLGPLKNEPFVNSQTPKGYYNQPLQRDAPPPASFTGVFPNPSYNLLLQPGGQRARSQLQPQEGSLESSCSGYQPQTLRGAQNKADAPIPCASTYILLPH; from the exons ATGGACACAAGGAATCGGTGCAGAATTCTGGAAGGAGTTTCTTCAACAACAGCACGAAGGACAACAATGATCACGTGGTTTTTACTGGTCACACTGTTCTGTAAGAGCACACAAGGTGGAAATGCAGATGGAAATA GTGTTTGGCTTTGTGAACCTTGGAACCTGACAGTGAACAGCTCGAAGCAGACGATCGTGTTAACGTGGGAGGACGACCCTTCGTGCTCTGCAGGAAACGGCACAGTGGTCTATGAGCTGGAGGTTCTGGCAGCCGACCATCCGCAACATTAC GATGAAGTGCCTGTTACACCTGAGCAGACAGGTGAGGTCCACGTCTGGAGCTGGAGGTCTCCTTTAGCCTTGGAGTGCGCCTCCCACTCAGTCAGGATAAGTTCTCGATACAAAAATCAGAGAAGCCCATGGAAACTGGAGCGTACGCTTCCAG CTCTCGGCAACGTCCTGGAAGCAGTCGTGTTTCCACAGAATGATGTGTTTCGCGTCGGCAGCACAGTCACCTTCTGCTGCGTTCTGCCCCCGGGAGCTCATTTGAAAAAAATGAGCGTTGGGGGCTATAAAGATACTGATACGAACACAATCATGATCAGCAAGCAGACGCACGCTCTGACTGTCCTCCTGAACCGCATATCCAAAAACAGCTGTACTAATGTCTTTTGTATCACAGAGCTTCTGCAAGTTTCGGGCACCTGTGTTTATGTTGACG ACCTACCCGCTGATAAGAACCTTCAGTGTGAAACCCGGGATCTGAAATCAGTCATATGTCGCTGGACAGTCGGGACCAACGCAGATCTGGGCGAAACACGAAAGAGTTACTGGCTTCAGGGACG GAAATGTGAAACTGGATACAAGGGCAGTTGCTCCATAGACGTTGCAGTGAACGCTAGTGTGACCACGTGGACCCTGGTGGTCCAGAACCGGCTGGGGACGGTGAACCTGACGGACGTGGCAGCCATGACCCAACGAG TGTACATGTTGGCTCCAGACGTGGACGTTTCACATGTGAATGCAAGGAACGTCTGTCTGACATGGAGGTGGCGTGAACACTACTACACAAGCCTCAATGTCAGCTGCCAAGTAAACGTCAGCTCTGGAGAAACGAGCGTCATA AGTGAAACCTCTGCACTCTCTGCAGTTGTGATCAACCTGATACCGAACTGGTCATACACTGCAACAGTGCGATGTGCTACAGAAAAGCATGTGTGGAAATGGGGCGACTGGAGCCCAAGAGTCAGCTTCCACACAAAGGGGGATG TTCCAGACCCTCCGGACGTGTGGATGCAGATGAAAGAAAATCATGTTATAATCACTTGGAAA GAGTTACTGGCCAACCAGAGCCACGGAACCATCCTGGATTACACTGTGAGCTGGGCCAAGACCGGAGAGGCGGAGCGGCGAAACAGCACCACGGTGACGGCCGGTCAGAGCGTTGGACTCAGCGTGGACACGTCTGCAGCGTACAGCGTCAGCGTCACAGCCAGAAACAGCAACGGCAGCTCGTCTGCATCGAGCATCAGCGTCCCACCGTGGAGTCCAG ACAGAACCGGGCTGAACCCGTCTCGGATCTCCGGCAGCGACGGCGGCTTCAGCCTGCGCTGGTCTGCCAGTCCTAAGGCTGCCTGCGGCTACGTGGTGGACTGGTGTCCCACCTCAGGGAACTGCACCGTGGAATGGATCAAAGTGCCTCCTCATCAAACCAAGGCCACAATATCCTCAA AAAACTTCAGGAATGGAGTGAGATACACACTATCTGTATATGCCTGCACCCAAcgggcgccgctgctgctggaacaaagCGAGGGCTACGTCCGGGAGGAAA AAATACAAGACAACCTCTTTGAGCAtctgaatgtgacacagcaggatTACAACATGGAGGTGTCCTGGGATCCGGTCCGGCTCGCGGAACAGCCGGCGTTCATCCGAGGTTATGTTCTGTATTGGTCGGACAACAACAGCAAGACCAGCTTCAGTGTAACCACAG CCAATCCGGAGGCCACCAGCCTGACTGCCACCAACCTGAGAATCGATTCGTACGAATTCACACTGAAGGCGCTGACTGCGGTGGGAGAATGCGGCACCACGCGCCGTTCAACCTCCTTGAACTCGCTGA CTGATGCGCTGATAAAGGTCATCACCATTTATCTGGTCACTGCTTCCTGCCTGATTCTCCTCCTCACCATCAtctgctgcagacactggaCCTG CATCAAGTGGAAGGTTTATCCTCCAGTCCCTAAGCCAGTGTTGATGGACAAGTGGATGACATCACCG GGTGAACATACTTGTCATCCTCTTCACGTGGACCGGTTTCGGGTCGGTGAAGAAGATATCATGGATGTTCCCGAGCTGCACTGCAAAGCGGGAGCGGTCGACACCTTGGGGCCCCTGAAGAACGAGCCCTTTGTTAACAGCCAAACGCCGAAGGGCTACTACAACCAGCCCCTCCAGAGGGACgcgccgccgcccgcctccTTCACCGGCGTCTTTCCCAACCCGTCCTAcaacctgctcctgcagcctggaggcCAGCGGGCCCGCtcccagcttcagcctcaggaGGGGTCTTTGgagagcagctgcagtggaTACCAGCCTCAGACTCTCAGAGGCGCCCAGAACAAGGCAGACGCTCCTATTCCCTGCGCATCCACCTACATTTTGTTACCGCACTGA
- the LOC114867290 gene encoding leukemia inhibitory factor receptor-like isoform X2: MDTRNRCRILEGVSSTTARRTTMITWFLLVTLFCKSTQGGNADGNSVWLCEPWNLTVNSSKQTIVLTWEDDPSCSAGNGTVVYELEVLAADHPQHYDEVPVTPEQTGEVHVWSWRSPLALECASHSVRISSRYKNQRSPWKLERTLPALGNVLEAVVFPQNDVFRVGSTVTFCCVLPPGAHLKKMSVGGYKDTDTNTIMISKQTHALTVLLNRISKNSCTNVFCITELLQVSGTCVYVDDLPADKNLQCETRDLKSVICRWTVGTNADLGETRKSYWLQGRKCETGYKGSCSIDVAVNASVTTWTLVVQNRLGTVNLTDVAAMTQRVYMLAPDVDVSHVNARNVCLTWRWREHYYTSLNVSCQVNVSSGETSVISETSALSAVVINLIPNWSYTATVRCATEKHVWKWGDWSPRVSFHTKGDVPDPPDVWMQMKENHVIITWKELLANQSHGTILDYTVSWAKTGEAERRNSTTVTAGQSVGLSVDTSAAYSVSVTARNSNGSSSASSISVPPWSPDRTGLNPSRISGSDGGFSLRWSASPKAACGYVVDWCPTSGNCTVEWIKVPPHQTKATISSKNFRNGVRYTLSVYACTQRAPLLLEQSEGYVREEKIQDNLFEHLNVTQQDYNMEVSWDPVRLAEQPAFIRGYVLYWSDNNSKTSFSVTTANPEATSLTATNLRIDSYEFTLKALTAVGECGTTRRSTSLNSLTDALIKVITIYLVTASCLILLLTIICCRHWTCIKWKVYPPVPKPVLMDKWMTSPLPPVLSVNVVPPFPG; this comes from the exons ATGGACACAAGGAATCGGTGCAGAATTCTGGAAGGAGTTTCTTCAACAACAGCACGAAGGACAACAATGATCACGTGGTTTTTACTGGTCACACTGTTCTGTAAGAGCACACAAGGTGGAAATGCAGATGGAAATA GTGTTTGGCTTTGTGAACCTTGGAACCTGACAGTGAACAGCTCGAAGCAGACGATCGTGTTAACGTGGGAGGACGACCCTTCGTGCTCTGCAGGAAACGGCACAGTGGTCTATGAGCTGGAGGTTCTGGCAGCCGACCATCCGCAACATTAC GATGAAGTGCCTGTTACACCTGAGCAGACAGGTGAGGTCCACGTCTGGAGCTGGAGGTCTCCTTTAGCCTTGGAGTGCGCCTCCCACTCAGTCAGGATAAGTTCTCGATACAAAAATCAGAGAAGCCCATGGAAACTGGAGCGTACGCTTCCAG CTCTCGGCAACGTCCTGGAAGCAGTCGTGTTTCCACAGAATGATGTGTTTCGCGTCGGCAGCACAGTCACCTTCTGCTGCGTTCTGCCCCCGGGAGCTCATTTGAAAAAAATGAGCGTTGGGGGCTATAAAGATACTGATACGAACACAATCATGATCAGCAAGCAGACGCACGCTCTGACTGTCCTCCTGAACCGCATATCCAAAAACAGCTGTACTAATGTCTTTTGTATCACAGAGCTTCTGCAAGTTTCGGGCACCTGTGTTTATGTTGACG ACCTACCCGCTGATAAGAACCTTCAGTGTGAAACCCGGGATCTGAAATCAGTCATATGTCGCTGGACAGTCGGGACCAACGCAGATCTGGGCGAAACACGAAAGAGTTACTGGCTTCAGGGACG GAAATGTGAAACTGGATACAAGGGCAGTTGCTCCATAGACGTTGCAGTGAACGCTAGTGTGACCACGTGGACCCTGGTGGTCCAGAACCGGCTGGGGACGGTGAACCTGACGGACGTGGCAGCCATGACCCAACGAG TGTACATGTTGGCTCCAGACGTGGACGTTTCACATGTGAATGCAAGGAACGTCTGTCTGACATGGAGGTGGCGTGAACACTACTACACAAGCCTCAATGTCAGCTGCCAAGTAAACGTCAGCTCTGGAGAAACGAGCGTCATA AGTGAAACCTCTGCACTCTCTGCAGTTGTGATCAACCTGATACCGAACTGGTCATACACTGCAACAGTGCGATGTGCTACAGAAAAGCATGTGTGGAAATGGGGCGACTGGAGCCCAAGAGTCAGCTTCCACACAAAGGGGGATG TTCCAGACCCTCCGGACGTGTGGATGCAGATGAAAGAAAATCATGTTATAATCACTTGGAAA GAGTTACTGGCCAACCAGAGCCACGGAACCATCCTGGATTACACTGTGAGCTGGGCCAAGACCGGAGAGGCGGAGCGGCGAAACAGCACCACGGTGACGGCCGGTCAGAGCGTTGGACTCAGCGTGGACACGTCTGCAGCGTACAGCGTCAGCGTCACAGCCAGAAACAGCAACGGCAGCTCGTCTGCATCGAGCATCAGCGTCCCACCGTGGAGTCCAG ACAGAACCGGGCTGAACCCGTCTCGGATCTCCGGCAGCGACGGCGGCTTCAGCCTGCGCTGGTCTGCCAGTCCTAAGGCTGCCTGCGGCTACGTGGTGGACTGGTGTCCCACCTCAGGGAACTGCACCGTGGAATGGATCAAAGTGCCTCCTCATCAAACCAAGGCCACAATATCCTCAA AAAACTTCAGGAATGGAGTGAGATACACACTATCTGTATATGCCTGCACCCAAcgggcgccgctgctgctggaacaaagCGAGGGCTACGTCCGGGAGGAAA AAATACAAGACAACCTCTTTGAGCAtctgaatgtgacacagcaggatTACAACATGGAGGTGTCCTGGGATCCGGTCCGGCTCGCGGAACAGCCGGCGTTCATCCGAGGTTATGTTCTGTATTGGTCGGACAACAACAGCAAGACCAGCTTCAGTGTAACCACAG CCAATCCGGAGGCCACCAGCCTGACTGCCACCAACCTGAGAATCGATTCGTACGAATTCACACTGAAGGCGCTGACTGCGGTGGGAGAATGCGGCACCACGCGCCGTTCAACCTCCTTGAACTCGCTGA CTGATGCGCTGATAAAGGTCATCACCATTTATCTGGTCACTGCTTCCTGCCTGATTCTCCTCCTCACCATCAtctgctgcagacactggaCCTG CATCAAGTGGAAGGTTTATCCTCCAGTCCCTAAGCCAGTGTTGATGGACAAGTGGATGACATCACCG CTACCTCCAGTTCTTTCCGTGAACGTGGTTCCACCTTTTCCAGGGTGA